In Streptomyces sp. NBC_00344, the genomic window TGCCGTGATGATGCTCAGGGTGCAGAGCGAGCGGATGAACGCGGCCTTCTTCCCGACCGAGCGCGAGTACTCGCGCCGCTACGGCCTGGACGGCGACCGGATGGCCCGGATGCCCGGGCACGCCATCGTCATGCACCCCGGGCCGATGAACCGGGGTATGGAGATCACCGCCGACGTCGCCGACTCCGACCGCTGCACCGTGGTCGAACAGGTCGCCAACGGCGTCTCCATCCGGATGGCCGTCCTGTATCTGCTGCTGGGCGGCTCCGAGCCCGCCACCACCTCCCCATCGTCGCCCGCCGCCACCCCTGAGCGAAGCGCTGCGCGCCCCGCTGTATCCGAGGAGAGCAAGTAAAGATGAGCGAGACCAAGAAGATTCTGCTCCGCGGTGCGAAGGTGCTCGGCGGCGAGCCGCAGGATGTGCTGATCGACGGCGAGACCATCGAGGCGGTGGGCGCCGGCCTGCCGGCCGACGGCGCCGAGGTCATCGAGGCCGAGGGCAGGATCCTGCTGCCCGGCCTGGTCGATCTGCACACCCATCTGCGTGAGCCCGGCCGTGAGGACTCCGAGACCGTGCTCACCGGTACCAGGGCCGCGGCCGTCGGCGGGTTCACCGCCGTCCACGCCATGGCGAACACGTTTCCGGTGGCCGACACCGCCGGTGTCGTGGAGCAGGTCTGGCGCCTCGGAAGGGAATCCGGCTACTGCGACGTGCAGCCCGTCGGCGCCGTCACCGTGGGCCTCGACGGCAAGCAGCTGGCCGAGCTCGGTGCGATGCACGACTCGGCCGCCGGGGTGAAGGTCTTCTCAGACGACGGCAAGTGCGTCCACGACGCCGTGATCATGCGCCGCGCCCTCGAGTACGTGAAGGCATTCGACGGAGTCGTCGCCCAGCACGCCCAGGAACCCCGCCTCACCGAAGGCGCCCAGATGAACGAGGGCGTGGTCTCGTCCGAGCTCGGCCTCGGCGGCTGGCCGGCCGTCGCCGAGGAGTCGATCATCGCCCGTGACGTCCTGCTCGCCGCCCACGTCGGCTCCCGGGTGCACATCTGCCATCTGTCGACCGCGGGATCCGTCGAGATCGTCCGCTGGGCCAAGTCCAAGGGGTGGAACGTCACCGCCGAGGTCACCCCGCACCACCTGCTGCTCACCGACGAGCTGGTGCGCACGTACAACCCGGTCTACAAGGTGAACCCGCCGCTGCGCACCGAGGCCGATGTGATGGCGCTGCGCGAGGCACTCGCCGACGGCACGATCGACTGCGTCGCCACCGACCACGCCCCGCACCCGCACGAGGACAAGGACTGCGAGTGGGCCGCGGCCGCCATGGGAATGGTCGGACTCGAGACAGCGCTCTCCGTCGTACAGCAGACGATGGTCGACACCGGTCTGGTGGACTGGGCCGTCGTCGCCGACCGGATGTCCTTCCGGCCCGCGGCCATCGGCAGGCTGGCCGGGCACGGGCGCCCCATCTCGGCAGGCGAGCCCGCGAACCTCACTCTCATCGATCCGGATTACCGTGGTGAGGTGGACCCCGCGGGCTTCGCCTCCCGCAGCCGCAACACTCCGTACGAGGGGCGTGAGCTGCCGGGACGCGTCACCCACACCTTCCTGCGGGGCCGGGCAACGGTCGTGGACGGGAAGCTGGCGTGACACCTCTCATCAACCTGGCAGCGGTCAGCCCGGCAGTCGGACACCTCGCAGCCGAGCAGAAGTCGGCGCAGGTCACCGACTGGGCGGGGCGCATCGGCTGGATCATCGGGCTGCTGCTCGTCATCACGCTCGTCTACTGGCTGATGCGTGAGGGCTGGAAGTGGCGGGGGACGCTGCAGGGCGATCTCCCCGAGCTCCCCGCCGCGCCCGCGGAGCCGGGTGCGGCGACACTGACCATGAGCGGCCGCTACCACGGTTCGACAACCGCGGGGCAGTGGCTCGACCGGATCGTCGCGCGAGGACTGGGTACCCGCAGCAGGGCCGATGTGACGCTGACGGACGCCGGAGTGGACGTCGTACGCCCGGGGGCGAACGACTTCTTCATCCCGGCCGCCCAGCTGCGCGGGGCCAGGCTCGACAAGGGCATCGCGGGCAAGGTGCTCACCGAGGGCGGACTGCTCATCATCACCTGGCAGCACGGCGACAGGCTGATCGACTCCGGTTTCCGCTCGGACCACTCGGCCGGGCAGGCCGCCTGGGCCGAGGCCATCAACTCCATGAAGCAGTCGGCGAACGACTCCATCACTACGGAAGGCACCGCACGATGACGATCTCCAATCCGGGGAACGCCTCGAAGAGGAAATCGGCGCCTCCCGCCGTACTCGTCCTGGAGGACGGCCGCAGCTTCCGCGGCCGTGCCTACGGGACCCTGGGGGAGACCTTCGGTGAAGCGGTGTTCAACACCGGCATGACCGGTTACCAGGAAACCCTCACCGACCCCTCGTACCACCGTCAGGTTGTCGTGATGACCGCCCCGCACGTCGGGAACACCGGTGTCAACGACGAGGACGACGAGTCGAAGAAGATCTGGGTCGCGGGCTATGTGGTGCGTGACCCCGCGCGCATTCCGTCGAACTGGCGCTCGCAGCGCTCCCTCGAGGACGAACTGGTGAGCCAGGGCGTCGTCGGTATCAGCGGTATCGACACCCGTGCGCTCACCCGCCATCTGCGCGAGCGGGGCGCCATGCGCGTCGGCATCTTCTCCGGCAACGCGATCGCCGACGAGGGAACGCTCCTCGCGCGGGTCCGCCAGGCCCCGGAGATGGACGGCGCCGATCTCTCCGCCGAGGTCGCCACGACCGAGACCTACGTCGTGCCCGCGGTCGGCGAGAAGAAGTTCACCGTCGCCGCGATCGACCTCGGCATCAAGGGCATGACCCCGCACCGGATGGCCGAGCGCGGCATCGAGGTGCACGTGCTGCCGGCCGGCGCCACAGCCGACGACGTCTACGCGGTGGCCCCGGACGGAGTGTTCCTCTCCAACGGCCCCGGCGACCCCGCCACCGCCGACCTCACCGTGATCAAGGCCGTCCTGGAGCGCAAAACGCCGCTCTTCGGCATCTGCTTCGGCAATCAGCTGCTCGGCCGTTCGCTCGGCTTCGGCACGTACAAGCTCAAGTACGGCCACCGCGGGATCAACCAGCCCGTCCAGGACCGCACGACCGGCAAGGTCGAGGTCACGGCGCACAACCACGGCTTCGCCGTCGACGCACCGCTCGACCGGGTCTCCGACACCCCGTACGGCCGCGCCGAGGTCTCGCACGTCTGCCTCAACGACAACGTGGTCGAAGGTCTCCAGCTGCTCGACCAGCCCGCATTCAGCGTCCAGTACCACCCCGAAGCAGCCGCAGGCCCGCACGACGCCGCGTATCTCTTCGACCGCTTCGTAGAGCTCATGGAGGGCCAGCGTGCCTAAGCGCACCGATATCCAGTCCGTCCTGGTCATCGGTTCAGGACCGATCGTCATCGGCCAGGCAGCCGAGTTCGACTACTCCGGCACCCAGGCCTGCCGGGTCCTCAAGGCCGAGGGCCTGCGGGTCATTCTGGTCAACTCCAACCCCGCCACGATCATGACCGACCCGGAGATCGCCGACGCGACCTATGTCGAGCCGATCACGCCCGAGTTCGTCGAGAAGATCATCGCCAAGGAGCGCCCCGACACCCTGCTCCCGACCCTCGGCGGGCAGACCGCGCTCAACACGGCGATCTCCATGCACGAGAACGGTGTCCTTGAGAGGTACGGCGTCGAGCTGATCGGCGCCAACGTCGAGGCCATCAACAAGGGCGAGGACCGCGACCTCTTCAAGGGGGTCGTCGAGGCCGTCCGCGCGAAGATCGGCCATGGCGAGTCCGCCCGCTCGGTCATCTGCCACACCATGGACGACGTCATCGGCGGTGTCGGCGAGCTCGGCGGCTACCCCGTCGTCGTCCGCCCCTCCTTCACCATGGGCGGCGCCGGCTCCGGCTTCGCGCACAACGAGGAGGAGCTGCGCCGTATCGCAGGCCAGGGCCTGATGCTCTCGCCCACCACCGAGGTGCTCCTGGAGGAGTCCATCCTCGGCTGGAAGGAGTACGAGCTGGAGCTGATGCGCGACAAGCACGACAACGTCGTGGTCGTCTGCTCCATCGAGAACTTCGACCCGATGGGTGTGCACACCGGTGACTCGATCACCGTCGCACCGTCGATGACACTGACCGACCGCGAATACCAGCGACTGCGCGACATCGGCATCGCGATCATCCGCGAGGTCGGCGTGGACACCGGCGGCTGCAACATCCAGTTCGCGGTCAACCCGGACGACGGCCGGATCATCGTCATCGAGATGAACCCCCGCGTCTCGCGTTCCTCGGCGCTCGCATCGAAGGCGACCGGTTTCCCGATCGCGAAGATCGCGGCCCGTCTCGCCGTCGGGTACACGCTGGACGAGATCCCCAACGACATCACGGAGAAGACTCCGGCGTCCTTCGAGCCGACCCTCGACTATGTCGTGGTCAAGGTGCCCCGCTTCGCGTTCGAGAAGTTTCCGGCCGCCGACGCCACCCTCACCACCACCATGAAGTCGGTGGGCGAGGCCATGGCCATCGGCCGCAACTTCTCCGAAGCGCTGAACAAGGCGCTGCGCTCGCTGGAGAAGAAGGGATCGCAGTTCACCTTCACCGGTGAGCCCGGCGACAAGGACGCGCTGCTGGAGACGGCCAAGGTTCCCACCGACGGCCGTATCAACACCGTCATGCAGGCCATGCGGGCCGGCGCGACGCCCGAGGAGGTCTTCGACGCGACGAAGATCGACCCGTGGTTCGTGGACCAGCTGTTCCTGATCAAGGAGCATGCGGACGAGCTCGCCGCAGCCGAGAAGCTCGACCCCTGGCTGCTCTCCGACGCCAAGCGCCACGGCTTCTCGGACATCCAGATCGCCGAGATCCGCGGCCTGCGCGAGGACGTCGTGCGAGAGGTGCGGCACGCACTGGGCGTGCGTCCCGTCTACAAGACTGTCGACACCTGCGCGGCCGAGTTCGCCGCGAAGACCCCGTACTTCTACTCCTCGTACGACGAGGAGAGCGAGGTCGCGCCGCGCGAGAAGCCCGCCGTGATCATCCTGGGCTCGGGTCCGAACCGGATCGGCCAGGGCATCGAGTTCGACTACTCCTGTGTCCACGCCTCCTTCGCACTGAGCGACGCCGGCTACGAGACCGTGATGGTCAACTGCAACCCCGAGACCGTCTCCACCGACTACGACACCTCCGACCGGCTCTACTTCGAGCCGCTCACACTCGAGGACGTACTGGAGATCGTGCACGCCGAGACGCTCGCGGGACCGGTGGCCGGGGTCATCGTCCAGCTCGGTGGCCAGACCCCCCTCGGTCTGGCCCAGGCGCTCAAGGACAACGGCGTGCCGGTCGTCGGCACCCCGCCCGAGGCGATCCACGCAGCCGAGGACCGCGGAGCCTTCGGCCGGGTGCTCGCCGAGGCGGATCTGCCCGCCCCCAAGCACGGCACCGCGACGACCTTCGACGAGGCCAAGGCCATCGCCGACGAGATCGGATACCCGGTCCTGGTGCGCCCCTCGTACGTGCTCGGCGGCCGCGGCATGGAGATCGTGTACGACGAGTCCCGTCTCTCCTCGTACATCACCGAGTCCACCGAGATCAGCCCCAGTCGCCCGGTGCTGGTCGACCGCTTCCTGGACGACGCGATCGAGATCGATGTCGACGCGCTCTACGACGGCACCGAGCTCTATCTCGGCGGGGTCATGGAGCACATCGAGGAGGCCGGGATCCACTCCGGCGACTCCGCCTGTGCGCTGCCCCCGATCACTCTCGGCGGCTTCGACATCAAGCGGCTGCGCACATCGACGGAGGCCATCGCCAAGGGTGTCGGCGTCCGCGGACTGATCAACATCCAGTTCGCGATGGCGGGCGACATCCTCTACGTGCTCGAGGCCAACCCGCGCGCCTCGCGTACCGTCCCCTTCACGTCGAAGGCCACGGCGGTGCCGCTGGCCAAGGCCGCCGCCCGTATCTCGCTGGGGGCGACCGTCGCCGAGCTGCGCGCCGAGGGCATGCTCCCGGCCACCGGCGACGGCGGCACGCTGCCGCACGACGCGCCCATCTCCGTCAAGGAGGCCGTGATGCCGTGGTCGCGTTTCCGCGACATGCACGGACGCGGTGTCGACACGGTCCTCGGCCCGGAGATGCGCTCCACCGGCGAGGTCATGGGCATCGACTCGGTCTTCGGCACGGCGTACGCCAAGTCGCAGGCCGGCGCGTACGGCCCGCTGCCCACCAAGGGCCGGGCGTTCATCTCGGTCGCCAACCGGGACAAGCGCTCCATGATCTTCCCGGCGCGTGAGCTGGTCGCCCACGGCTTCGAACTGCTGGCCACGTCGGGCACCGCCGAAGTGCTGCGCCGCAACGGCATCAAGGCCACGGTGGTACGCAAACTGAGTGAGGGCGAAGGACCGGCGGGCGAGCGGACCATCGTCCAGCTCATCCATGACGGTGAGGTCGACCTCATCGTCAACACCCCGTACGGCACCGGCGGCCGTCTCGACGGCTACGAGATCCGCACGGCGGCAGTGGCCCGCTCCGTTCCCTGCCTGACCACGGTCCAGGCGCTCGCCGCCGCGGTGCAGGGCATCGACGCGCTCAACGGCGGGGACGTCGGCGTCCGGTCGCTCCAGGAACACGCCGAGCAACTGACCGCGGCCCGCGACTAGCAGTTCAGCAGGGGGACACCGGAAACGGTGTCCCCCTCTTCATGAGGACACTGAGATGTACAAACTCTTCTTCGAGCTGGTCTTCAAGCGGATGGACCCGGAGCGTGCCCACCATCTGGCGTTCCGCTGGATCCGGGCCGCCGCCGGAATTCCGGTGCTGCGCACCTTCATCGCGGCCGCGCTCGCCCCCCGGTACGAGGAACTGCGCACCGAGGCACTGGGCCTGCGGATGCACGGACCCTTCGGGCTCGCCGCCGGTTTCGACAAGAACGCCGTGGCCATCGACGGAATGACGATGCTCGGCTTCGACCACATCGAGATCGGTACGGTCACCGCGCAGCCCCAGCCGGGCAACCCCCCGAAGCGTCTCTTCCGTCTGGTGAAGGACCGCGCGCTCATCAACCGGATGGGCTTCAACAACGAGGGTTCGGAGGCTGTCGCGGCCCGTATGGCGGCGCGCAGCCAGGTCTTCCGTACCACGGTCGGTGTCAACATCGGCAAGACCAAGGTCGTCCCGGAGGAGGAGGCGGTCGGCGACTACGTCGCGTCGGCCGAGCGGCTCGCGGCGCACGCCGATTACCTGGTGGTGAACGTGTCCTCGCCGAACACCCCGGGCCTGCGGAACCTCCAGGCCACCGAGGCGCTCCGGCCGCTGCTGACGGCCGTACGGGAGGCCGCCGACCGTACGGTCCCCGGCCGGCGGGTGCCGCTCCTGGTGAAGATCGCCCCCGATCTGGCCGACGAGGACGTGGACGCCGTCGCGGACCTGGCCGCCGAGCTCCGTCTGGACGGCATCATCGCCACCAACACCACCATCGCCCGCGAAGGTCTCGGGCTGCGGTCGGCGCCGGCGCTGGTGAAGGAGACCGGTGGCCTCTCCGGGGCTCCGCTCAAGGAGCGCTCGCTGGAGGTCCTGCGCCGTCTGCACGCCCGCGTGGGGGACGACCTGACCCTCATCGGGGTCGGCGGCATCGAGACCGCAGAGGACGCCTGGCAGCGGATCCTCGCCGGCGCGACGCTCGTCCAGGGATACAGCGCCTTCATCTACCAGGGCCCGTTCTGGGCCCGCGCGATCCACAAGGGGCTCGCCGCCCGGCTCCGGGCCAGCCCCTACGCCACCCTCGCCGAAGCAGTCGGCGCCGAGAACCGGAAGGTCACCCGATGAGTCCCGTCGAACCCTTCGGCGCACGCCTGCGCCACGCCATGGACACCCGCGGCCCGCTCTGTGTGGGCATCGACCCGCATGCGTCCCTGCTGACCGCCTGGGGCCTGGCGGACGACGTCGCCGGCCTGGAGCGGTTCACCCGTACCGTCGTGGAGGCGCTGGCGGACCGCGTGGCCGTGCTCAAGCCTCAGTCCGCCTTCTTCGAGCGCTTCGGGTCCCGCGGTGTCGCGGTACTCGAGAGCGCCGTCGCCGATGCGCGTGCGGCCGGAGCCCTGGTGCTGATGGACGCCAAGCGCGGCGACATCGGCTCGACCATGGGCGCCTACGCGGCGACCTACCTCGAGAAGGACTCGCCGCTCTTCTCGGACGCCGTGACCGTCTCGCCGTATCTCGGCTTCGGCTCGCTCCGGCCGGCTCTGGACGCCGCCGTGCTCAGCGGATCCGGTGTGTTCGTGCTCGCGCTGACCTCCAATCCGGAGGGCGCCGAGGTCCAGCGGTCCACGGCTGCCGACGGCCGGTCCGTCGCCCAGGTACTGCTCGACCACATGGCGGCCGAGAACGAGGGCGCCGAGCCGCTGGGCGCGGTCGGCGCGGTGGTCGGTGCGACACTCGGCGAAGCGGGTGTGCGGCTGGACATCAACGGGCCGCTGCTGGCCCCCGGGATCGGGGCCCAGGGCGCGACCCCCGCCGATCTGCCCGCCGTATTCGGTTCCGCGGTCCGTAATGTGCTGCCGAGCGTCAGCCGCGGCGTGCTGCGTCACGGACCGGACATCGCCGCTCTGCGTGATTCGGCCGCCCGCTTCACCGACGAGGTACGCGCGGCGGTCTCCGGCTGAGGACTGCCCGAGGTCGGGGGCTGATGGCGGTCAAGACCCCGTGCGGGAGCGTACAGATTCGGCCAATGGTCACCCGGCAGACCGAAAACCGGGGTTATATGCACCAAATGTCGCCCCCAGTCACAGCTGACCAGGACTTTTCGTCTGTTCTCGCTGACTGGAGCGGCCCTGGCCGCTAGTCTCCGTCGAGAGCCGACTCGCAATTCCTTTGCACGTCGCTCACCAGGTGTGGGGCGATCAGTCCCGCACCGGTCCGTATCCGACAGTTCGACATCCGAGGTGACGTAGGCGTGGCTCTTCCGCCCCTTACCCCTGAACAGCGCGCAGCCGCGCTCGAAAAGGCCGCCGCGGCTCGCCGGGAGCGGGCCGAGGTCAAGAATCGACTCAAGCACTCCGGTGCATCCCTCCACGAGGTCATCAAGCAGGGCCAGGAGAACGGTGTCATCGGCAAGATGAAGGTCTCCGCTCTCCTCGAGTCCCTGCCCGGCGTGGGCAAGGTCCGCGCCAAGCAGATCATGGAGCGGCTCGGCATTTCCGAGAGCCGCCGGGTGCGCGGTCTCGGCTCCAATCAGATCGCCTCTCTGGAGCGCGAGTTCGGTGGCGGCGCTGCCTGACGTCCCAGGCACCCCTGGGAAGCTGGAATAATCGCCGTATGGCTGTAACACCCCGGGGGACGTCCCCCGCATCCCCGGACCCCTGTCCGCGGCTGACCGTGCTCTCCGGCCCCTCCGGGGTCGGCAAGAGCACGGTCGTCGCGCACATGCGCAAGGTTCACCCCGAGGTATGGCTCTCGGTGTCGGCGACGACCCGCAAGCCACGCCCCGGCGAGCGTCATGGCGTCCAGTACTTCTTCGTGGACGACGGGGAGTTCGACAAGCTCATCGCGAACGGTGAGCTGCTTGAGTGGGCCGAATTCGCGGGCAATCGCTACGGCACTCCACGCCGGGCGGTGCTGGAGCGACTCGAGGCGGGCGAGCCGGTGCTCCTGGAGATCGATCTCCAGGGCGCCCGGCTCGTGCGGGAGTCGATGCCGGAGGCTCAGCTGGTGTTCCTGGCTCCGCCCAGCTGGGACGAGCTGGTCCGCCGGCTGACCGGCCGCGGGACCGAGCCGTCCGATGTCATCGAACGGCGGCTGGACGCCGCGAAGATCGAACTGGCCGCCGACGCGGAGTTCGATACGACCCTTGTCAATACCTCCGTCGAGGACGTGGCCCGCGAGCTGCTAGCCTTGGTCAAGGTTCTTTGATTTTCACTCCATCGGAAGGCAGAGAGTGTCCTCTTCCATCTCCACGCCCGAGGGCATCATCAACCCGCCGATTGATGAGCTGCTCGAGGCAACCGACTCCAAGTACAGCCTTGTGATCTACGCCGCCAAGCGCGCGCGCCAGATCAACGCGTACTACTCGCAGCTGGGCGAAGGCCTGCTCGAGTACGTCGGTCCGCTGGTGGACACGCACGTCCACGAGAAGCCCCTCTCGATCGCGCTCCGCGAGATCAACGCGGGTCTGCTGACCTCCGAGGCCATCGAGGGCCCCGCGCAGTAACGCAGACAGCTGTTTTTTCCCCACAGGCCCGGCAGCGCTACTGCCGGGCCTGTGGTGTGTCATGGGTGTACGAATCCGAATGCGGGAGCCGGGGAGGCATGGACGTGGCGGACAGGCCGAAGGTCGTTCTGGGGGTCAGCGGAGGCATCGCCGCGTACAAGGTGTGCGAGGTGCTGCGCAGGCTCACCGAGTCGGGCCATGACGTGCGGGTCGTACCGACGGCTTCGGCGCTGCACTTCGTCGGTGCCGCCACCTGGTCGGCACTCTCCGGGCATCCGGTGTCGACCGAGGTGTGGACCGATGTCCACGAGGTGCCGCACGTGCGGATCGGCCAGGAGGCGGATCTGGTCCTGGTCGCTCCCGCGACGGCGGATATGCTCGGCAAGGCCGCCCACGGACTTGCCGACGATCTGCTGACCAACACCCTGCTCACCGCCCGATGTCCGGTGGTCTTCGCGCCCGCCATGCACACCGAGATGTGGGAGCACCCCGCAACCCAGGAGAACGTGGCCACGCTGCGGCGCCGCGGCGCCGTGGTGATCGAGCCCGCCGTCGGCAGGCTCACCGGGGTCGACACGGGCAAGGGGCGGCTGCCCGATCCCGGCGCGATCTTCGAGGCCTGCCGGCAGGTGCTCGCCCGCGGAGTCGCCGGGCCCGACCTCGCGGGCCGCCATGTGGTGGTCAGCGCGGGCGGCACCCGGGAGCCGCTCGACCCGGTCCGCTATCTGGGCAACCGTTCCTCCGGGAAACAGGGCTATGCCCTCGCCCGTACTGCTGTCGCCCGCGGGGCCAGGGTGACGCTCATCGAGGCCAACACCGGGCTGCCCGACCCGGCCGGCGCCGACATCGTCCACGTCGGCACCGCCGTACAGCTGCGCGAGGCCGTCCTCAAGGCGGCGGCGGACGCCGACGCGGTGGTCATGGCCGCCGCTGTCGCCGATTTCCGGCCCGCGTCCTACGCCGAGGGAAAGATCAAGAAGAAGGACGGCCAGGAGCCCGCGCCGATCGTCCTGGTCCGCAATCCGGACATCCTCGCCGAGATCTCCGCCGACCGGGCCACTGCCGGGCAGGTGGTCGTCGGATTCGCCGCGGAGACCGACGACGTCATGGACAACGGCCGCGCGAAGCTGCGGCGCAAGGGCTGTGACCTGCTGGTGGTCAATGAGGTGGGCGAGCGGAGGACCTTCGGGTCCGAGGAGAACGAAGCGGTCGTCCTCGACGCCGAAGGAGGCGAGACCGCGGTGCCGTACGGTCCGAAGGCGGCACTTGCCGATGCGGTCTGGGACCTGGTGGTACCCAGGCTGGGATGAAATTCTTGTGTCACCCCACCCGATGGATGGAACCGGGCCTGTCCGGCTTTCCAGCCGGCGGAACCGGGTGGAGCCTTGCCCCGATAGGCAGTGCCTCAGGTCACACGGCTCCCACGTGTCGAGACACGTGGCCCGTTGGCCGGGGGCGACCGATAAACTGGTCGCGGAACGAGCCGGGCGCAGCCCCCGGCCGCTCCACCCATGATCAGCCAGCAGCCGCTGCAACCCCAGGGAGCGTTGTGTCCCGTCGTCTGTTCACCTCGGAGTCAGTCACCGAGGGCCACCCCGACAAGATCGCTGACCAGATCAGCGACACGATTCTCGACGCACTTCTGCGCGAGGACCCGACCTCCCGTGTAGCCGTGGAGACCCTGATCACCACAGGCCAGGTGCATGTGGCCGGTGAGGTCACCACCAAGGCGTATGCGCCGATCGCGCAGCTCGTCCGCGACAAGATCCTCGACATCGGCTACGACTCGTCGAAGAAGGGCTTCGACGGTGCCTCCTGCGGCGTCTCGGTGTCCATCGGCGCACAGTCGCCCGACATCGCCCAGGGCGTCGACACCGCCTGGGAGAAGCGCGTCGAGGGCGACGAGGACGAGCTCGACAAGCAGGGCGCGGGCGACCAGGGCCTGATGTTCGGTTACGCCTGCGACGAGACACCCGAGCTCATGCCGCTGCCCATCTACCTGGCACACCGGCTCTCGCGCCGTCTCTCCGAGGTGCGCAAGAACGGCGCCATCCCGTATCTGCGCCCCGACGGCAAGACCCAGGTGACCATCGAGTACGACGGCGACAAGGCGATCCGCCTCGACACGGTCGTCGTGTCGTCGCAGCACGCGAGCGACATCGACCTGGACTCCCTGCTCACCCCCGACATCCGCGAGTTCGTCGTCGAGCATGTGCTCAACCAGCTCATCGAGGACGGCATCAAGCTGGAGACCGAGGGCTACCGGCTGCTGGTCAACCCGACCGGCCGCTTCGAGATCGGCGGCCCGATGGGCGACGCGGGTCTGACCGGCCGCAAGATCATCATCGACACCTACGGCGGCATGGCACGTCACGGCGGCGGTGCCTTCTCGGGCAAGGACCCGTCGAAGGTCGACCGCTCGGCCGCTTACGCCATGCGCTGGGTCGCCAAGAACGTGGTGGCCGCCGGTCTTGCCTCGCGCTGCGAGGTCCAGGTCGCCTATGCGATCGGCAAGGCGGAGCCGGTGGGCCTGTTCGTCGAGACCTTCGGCACCGCGTCGGTGGACGTCGAGAAGATCGAGCACGCCATCACCGAGGTCTTCGACCTCCGCCCGGCCGCGATCATCCGTGACCTCGACCTGCTCCGGCCCATCTACGCGCAGACCGCCGCATACGGCCACTTCGGCCGCGAGCTCCCGGACTTCACCTGGGAGCGCACGGACCGGGTGGACGCGCTGCGCAAGGCAACCGGTCTGTAGGACCGGCCCCGAACGGCGGCCGTACCTGCGCCGGCCCCGAGCGGTTCCCAGGTTCCGGCGGTCGTCGTACCACCGCTGCTCAGCTGCATATCGGCCCGTCAGGGGCGTCACCGGATCCTTCGGTGGCGCCGCTGGCGGGCCGCTTGCGGTGTGAAGCTGTTTCACCCGCCCGCCGGTCACACCGCGGCGGTCACCGGGCCGTCGGGATGTCAGTGGCTTCTGGTAGGAATTTGGCTGTGAGCAGCGAGGACGAACCGAACACGGGGCCGCGGCAGACCGCGGCCCCGGAACAGCTCGCGCTCATCAGGGAGACGGTGCGCACGGCGAAGGTCCCGCGGGCCAAGCCGCGGACCTGGCGGGGCGCCGCGCTCGCCGGGGAGCTGCCGGTGGCGCGGGTCGTGGTGAACAAGGGCGTGCTCCATCTCGACCAGTTCTTCGACTACGCCGTTCCCGAGGAGCTGGACGAAGCCGCCCAGCCGGGTGTGCGGGTGCGGGTCCGGTTCGGAGCGGGGAACCGGAACGTCCGGGCCGGCCGCCGTGAGGGCGGCGGGCTGATCGACGGGTTCGTCGTGGAGCGGCGTGCTGAATCCGACTACGCGGGTCCGCTGGCCGCGCTCGCCGGAGTGGTCTCG contains:
- a CDS encoding PH-like domain-containing protein: MTPLINLAAVSPAVGHLAAEQKSAQVTDWAGRIGWIIGLLLVITLVYWLMREGWKWRGTLQGDLPELPAAPAEPGAATLTMSGRYHGSTTAGQWLDRIVARGLGTRSRADVTLTDAGVDVVRPGANDFFIPAAQLRGARLDKGIAGKVLTEGGLLIITWQHGDRLIDSGFRSDHSAGQAAWAEAINSMKQSANDSITTEGTAR
- a CDS encoding dihydroorotase, with the protein product MSETKKILLRGAKVLGGEPQDVLIDGETIEAVGAGLPADGAEVIEAEGRILLPGLVDLHTHLREPGREDSETVLTGTRAAAVGGFTAVHAMANTFPVADTAGVVEQVWRLGRESGYCDVQPVGAVTVGLDGKQLAELGAMHDSAAGVKVFSDDGKCVHDAVIMRRALEYVKAFDGVVAQHAQEPRLTEGAQMNEGVVSSELGLGGWPAVAEESIIARDVLLAAHVGSRVHICHLSTAGSVEIVRWAKSKGWNVTAEVTPHHLLLTDELVRTYNPVYKVNPPLRTEADVMALREALADGTIDCVATDHAPHPHEDKDCEWAAAAMGMVGLETALSVVQQTMVDTGLVDWAVVADRMSFRPAAIGRLAGHGRPISAGEPANLTLIDPDYRGEVDPAGFASRSRNTPYEGRELPGRVTHTFLRGRATVVDGKLA
- the carA gene encoding glutamine-hydrolyzing carbamoyl-phosphate synthase small subunit, which produces MTISNPGNASKRKSAPPAVLVLEDGRSFRGRAYGTLGETFGEAVFNTGMTGYQETLTDPSYHRQVVVMTAPHVGNTGVNDEDDESKKIWVAGYVVRDPARIPSNWRSQRSLEDELVSQGVVGISGIDTRALTRHLRERGAMRVGIFSGNAIADEGTLLARVRQAPEMDGADLSAEVATTETYVVPAVGEKKFTVAAIDLGIKGMTPHRMAERGIEVHVLPAGATADDVYAVAPDGVFLSNGPGDPATADLTVIKAVLERKTPLFGICFGNQLLGRSLGFGTYKLKYGHRGINQPVQDRTTGKVEVTAHNHGFAVDAPLDRVSDTPYGRAEVSHVCLNDNVVEGLQLLDQPAFSVQYHPEAAAGPHDAAYLFDRFVELMEGQRA
- the carB gene encoding carbamoyl-phosphate synthase large subunit — protein: MPKRTDIQSVLVIGSGPIVIGQAAEFDYSGTQACRVLKAEGLRVILVNSNPATIMTDPEIADATYVEPITPEFVEKIIAKERPDTLLPTLGGQTALNTAISMHENGVLERYGVELIGANVEAINKGEDRDLFKGVVEAVRAKIGHGESARSVICHTMDDVIGGVGELGGYPVVVRPSFTMGGAGSGFAHNEEELRRIAGQGLMLSPTTEVLLEESILGWKEYELELMRDKHDNVVVVCSIENFDPMGVHTGDSITVAPSMTLTDREYQRLRDIGIAIIREVGVDTGGCNIQFAVNPDDGRIIVIEMNPRVSRSSALASKATGFPIAKIAARLAVGYTLDEIPNDITEKTPASFEPTLDYVVVKVPRFAFEKFPAADATLTTTMKSVGEAMAIGRNFSEALNKALRSLEKKGSQFTFTGEPGDKDALLETAKVPTDGRINTVMQAMRAGATPEEVFDATKIDPWFVDQLFLIKEHADELAAAEKLDPWLLSDAKRHGFSDIQIAEIRGLREDVVREVRHALGVRPVYKTVDTCAAEFAAKTPYFYSSYDEESEVAPREKPAVIILGSGPNRIGQGIEFDYSCVHASFALSDAGYETVMVNCNPETVSTDYDTSDRLYFEPLTLEDVLEIVHAETLAGPVAGVIVQLGGQTPLGLAQALKDNGVPVVGTPPEAIHAAEDRGAFGRVLAEADLPAPKHGTATTFDEAKAIADEIGYPVLVRPSYVLGGRGMEIVYDESRLSSYITESTEISPSRPVLVDRFLDDAIEIDVDALYDGTELYLGGVMEHIEEAGIHSGDSACALPPITLGGFDIKRLRTSTEAIAKGVGVRGLINIQFAMAGDILYVLEANPRASRTVPFTSKATAVPLAKAAARISLGATVAELRAEGMLPATGDGGTLPHDAPISVKEAVMPWSRFRDMHGRGVDTVLGPEMRSTGEVMGIDSVFGTAYAKSQAGAYGPLPTKGRAFISVANRDKRSMIFPARELVAHGFELLATSGTAEVLRRNGIKATVVRKLSEGEGPAGERTIVQLIHDGEVDLIVNTPYGTGGRLDGYEIRTAAVARSVPCLTTVQALAAAVQGIDALNGGDVGVRSLQEHAEQLTAARD